The following DNA comes from Apis cerana isolate GH-2021 linkage group LG14, AcerK_1.0, whole genome shotgun sequence.
CTCGTGGAAAGGGTGTAAGAGGCATCTACCACCCTTCGTAGTTCGCTCCACGAACTCATTGATCCGTTCTCCTCGGCCGCTAACATCGAGTCGCGATTGTACCTTCATACagtaaatttctttaacaGTAAATTACCAACTAGTAATATTGGAGAACGAAGAAATTGCAGGTTTAGTAAAAGTTtggatttaatatcgattaatttaattgtacctTCGTGCAGTAATTTTTTCATACTAATTTATCAACTAGTAATAATGGGGAgcaaagtataaattatagatttagtGATTAATGGTAAAGTTTGAAttgaatatcgattaaattgatatttaaattatggtACTATGGTAATTTATCAACTAGTAATGTTGGAGAACAAAGTATAAATTGTGTAATAGATTTaatgaatgatattaattttattaaatttgataaataaaaaattattggaacaaaattattgattatactttgtataatattttaattttataattctaataataatattttggattTAGTTTtacaattctataattttaagtcacacgagatttaaataaaattcggaaatttatttataatagaaaatctattatctcttttatgctttaaatgtatttatattgcgattatcgataatataattgatatgtgatctaaaaactttttattgtttataataaataagtattatattgtaaattaaaacatataatataagcaaaatttttaaatatatttcataatcacttaaatgaagtttaaaaattatattaattttccaagataaatattataatttattttacaattgttaattatgatataatttaaaaatttcagcattgttaaatgaagaaatattaaaatttttaaaaattatatatctactgTCCTCCTATTGAATTTTGTACCAGAATTTCGTGCTAGTTTCATAAAAGTACTAGCAGTTTCATAGCAACGATCGATCGGTTGTTAAACATGACTAAAATAGTTTAGTTAATTAGACAAGTTGTCCTCATGCTATGTGTCATGAACACCCATTGCATGATAATTAAACAAGGTGTAAGTGGctgtttgtaaaaaaaacatcTTTATTCAGAACAACGaagtctatttttttttctttaattatgaaaaggaaagaaagtataaaaataaacaatgattcaaataatatcacTGCAAActgcaagaaaaatatatttattaaaagaacaaaaacaaacaaagtaaattataacttttattcatgaattcatattttcattattcattaatatattttaacataacttaaaattaatgttaattgatATCATCCATAGTGAGCAGAGATTATTAGAAGAaagcataaattaattaataattacattaaaaattatttcaaaaatctgtAATACATTCTAATATCTAACTTTATCTAGAATAGCCTGAGTCAAATATTTCCCAGCAAGATCTTTGGCTATATTACCCAACTGATCTGTAAATTTAGGTTTCCTAGTAGTAGAAGGAGGAGAATAACCTCCTTGATATCCTTGCTGATATCCCCCTGGATATCCTTGTTGATACCCTCCAGGATACCCCTGTTGGTAACCTTGATTATACCCAGGATAATAGTTACCATATGGATTAGACTGTGAAGGATATCCACCATATTGTGATGGATAATTGCTTCCAGATAGAACAGGATATCCAGAGCTCTGGCTCGGATAACCGCCACCTTGGCCAGGATATCCAGAGCTCTGACTCGGATAACCGCCACTTTGGCTAGGATATCCAGAGCTTTGACTGCTACCCTGGCTGGGATATCCTGAACTACTTCTACCAGCTTGGCTGGGATAAGCAGCATTCACAGAGTTTGCATCCACCCTCTTCACACTTCCCTCATCGACGGAGGTCGATGGATATCCTCTTGAACCCGATGAAGGATACGAGCCACTAGGATAACTACCACGAGATGGGTAACCGGATCCTGATGGATAACCGGAAGAGCTTCTCGAAGGGTATCCAGACTCTGATGGATAACCAGAAGAGCTTCTCGAAGGGTATCCAGACTCTGATGGGTAACTGGATGAGCTTCTTGATGGATATCCAGCCTCAGAAGGATAGCCAGAGCTTCTCGACGGGTAACCGGAACTTCCGGATTCTGAAGGATATCCGGAAGATCTGGATGGATAACCGGATGAGCCGCTGGAGGGATAAGCAAAGTTCGATGGATAACCGGAACTGGATGGGTAACCGGATGATTTGACCGAGGTGTCAGGTTTTGGTCGAGTTTCGGAGGATGGATATCCACTTCCGGATGGGTATCGAGAATCCGTGGTCTTAACCGATTGCGTGTCATCCGGTGTGGAATCCACTTCACTGCCGGTCTCCCGTTTTCTCAGTAAGCTGTTGCTGTTTCCATCGAACTCTGCGAACAATTCGTCATCTGCCTCCTAATTGTttagaaatatcgatttccgGTTCACGTTCCATGCCATGCCTAATGTCCAATTGTTCCTGTGTTGCTCAATCAAGCTGACGCTGTATTATTATTGCCCAATTATACTGTTCCAATTAGTATGTTATTAAGCTAATTGTAATAGACataatgtaaatgtattttgtaatattataatggcCGACATTGTTCGCGCGAGGTAGGTTTATTGCTTTGTTTATTGTTTGTGTTATGTGTAATACCGAAGCTAAGCTATGCATTCAAATCATGCAATTTCATtgtgttttttatttccatttgttAAAAGTTAAAGTATACGATTACAGATGTGCTGTATGTGTAATAAATGTATGCGTGGCAATTTTTGTGATTTCGTGTccatttttaagttttattcaaTTGTAATTCTCATGGTGGAGTCCACTATGTTTGTGGAATTAAgtgaaattaagaataatcgaaaaaaaaaataaagaattgtattatatagaaaaatattttatatcgtattatttggttaatttaaacaaaaaatttgcaaacttTGTTCCATTGATCATCTATCGTTATCACCTGGACATGTTAGATTGTgaattttgtgtaattttgtaataaaaaagataaaataaggaaaagtagaggaaaaaaaatagtatatcgagggaaaacgataaaatgataaaatggaattgtaatttataaaatataattctatatagcTTGTTGAAGTAGATAAGAAGTGTCAGAGTTCAACATCATAATGAGATCAATTAGTATTTTCTCTTTTGGCTAATGTTTTCCATCTTATAAACGTATTACTAAATATaggcaataatatttaagtctGAATTTCAATAGgtgttcaaaaataaatagaagttGATATTCTTGATATGCTATGTGGATATATCTTtggaaatttgtaaatatatttcaggATACATAAGTGTATAATATGTTACCAGAGTGTGCAGATTGCACAGAATTcttattcctttttcaatcACTATCTCTCATCAAGTATCATCATTCATATAGTTAGAATCCATTGTTTCAACACTTTCTTTATTAGTATAAAAGCAAAGTTCAGTGAGTAGAATTCATCAGAATTTgatgaagaataattattttaaaataataaacattaattcaaAAACATATGTTCTGATAACTTCTAATGATAACTTTTTGATAATGATTCAGATTCTTTTTCCAAATGAGTGTTGAGGATCCTTGATCTTaggagatttaatattttcaaactctTTGTTTTCTTCAGTAAATTGTTATCTCCATCGAATTCTTCGCAAACAATTCGTtgatctatattataattgttcaaaaatattcgttcttGATCTCATACCAAGTCCAATTCAATTGTTATCGTGTTGCTTCCGTATTGCTCAATTAAACAGACATAGTccataagtataatatatatgttgccAATTAAACTTGCAacataaatgaattttgtaatGCAATTTTATGAAGGtcgatattatttctatgataagattatttttattgttttgttaATAGCATtgaagttatataattatatcatttcatgtgtattcatttttgtttgttaaaaataatgttaaaatatatgtttataattatagatacaaTAAATGATACATGATATAAATGCATGATACTTTTCTAAACtcatggataatttttttattatccattattaagattatgtatttaatgttacaatttattttaatcgtaattcctttgatgttattttattatttacattttattattaattacatttgtgGAGGAAATATCTGTTGAAATTGggaaaatccaaaaaaatgCTGAAGaattgcatatattatattttttaatacatttgttcattatataaggaaaatatttaaacttctcATTAAGTACTATGAGTTTAATACATCTATATGTTAATAgtgttatataaatgtatctcATAATTGTGTCATAGCACTATAAAGAAAAGAACCACAGTTatctataaaacaataaaatatttatcaagtttcgtgataaatataagtataaaaacaaatcatgaaataattaaataatcattaaatggAAGATTGACCTAATTTACACGCTTTTCTTAGCACATGCTTTACAATAACTGCAGtttctacttttaaaaaaaattaattttgatcccAAATtagagttatatataaaataataagtaaattataaatcgaaagGCTGATAACAAAAACCATCTTCGTCAATCTTTGTCCctctattttctattcaatagaaagatttaattttgcgACCCACAAAAGTAAATAACTATTGactcttgaaaaattaaggACAAATGATATTCACCAAAAATTCACAATtcagaaatttatgaaaaatgaaaattgatgaGATGTGACTTCAATTTCAACCACATTCTATAACAACTATAAATTTACTCAAAATTGTTGACCATTGCAATTTGACAAAGATCATTTGTGTCATCAACTAACTTAACCAACAAATGAATTTAaccaaaaaatttccaaactcTGTTCCCCTGATCATCTACAGAGGTGTGGGTCTTGTAATAACCACTGCCACCTGGATATACACTGCTCTTAGGTGTGGTTACACCATTAGACCCATAAATACGATCATTGCCAaacaaacgattaaaaatagaacCGTTTCCAATAGTGTTCCTTGATCCTGAGTTACCGCTCATTCTTCCTCCATATCCATTTGAAGAAGACCTGGGTGGAGGTGTGGGTGAAGTTGGTCTAATCTTTCCTGGTCTTCGTGTTGGGTTTGCTGTCAAATTGGAGAGTGGTAGTCAAAAGCTACACCAAACTCGAAATTCATTCCACTTCGAATAAACTACTACTCGAAACGATTAAGAATTGTTGaaacgtataaattattttggattaaattattctgtggattaaaatattcttatttttatcgaaagtaAGATGTTTATTgttagtttatattattattagaagctggtgttaaaataaagttatctTAAATTTGCTTTTTATAAGCATGCATTctgtaattgttaattattttatattattatatctttttacagTACTTTAAACTTCCACTCTTCAATTTGTGAATTAAATCTATTGTTCGAgcacaaatgaaaaataacaaaagattatttatttatcttttaaaatattaataaatcctcTTTTCTCACTACTGAAATGATTGATTTGATCGTCAATTGaacgtttaattaatgaaaacacTTTTGAaacatgtaaattattttcaaaggcTTTAAGAGTTCCCATTACAAGATAAAAGCAAATTACGTtaaagcaaaataaataaagataacagaaatcttgaaattagctagtaattataattttatttaaagaaataaatcacgaaagagaagaggaagaagaagaagaagagaaaaaagaagagaaatagtGGTGGAAACAAAACTGCcataataaaatggaaataactGTTAACCAGTTAAGAAACCGTGACCTATAAAGTGTAAATCTACGTCACTCGCTCAAGTAGATAAGAGGTGTCAGGGTTCGAAACGATAACGAGATCAGTCGGTGTTTGCCACGtcttcgagaaattaattctaaaacgtTATTTGCAGGCGGCTATAGCTTAACGTAACGAGGGCGGAAGAGGCAGGGTATTATACAGTAAATCTATGGACAGAAatgatattactttttttttttttttttgtttattccgAGTTAAGAGCCCTAATAAATAGCATCGATCGTTTCGTATCCACGATATTCGAAACGATAATCGtacatcatataaatatacatccaTATAGCGAATAGATATATGGTACATGGGCATATAGataacattttattctaaaGAGTAATTGTCATTATTGTGTTTGGACGGCGAATATATTTTGCTCGCAACGAAAAATGTGTCATCGCGATACTTAATTGTGCACTCGTTTGAAAATGGATGATAAAACATGCACGTGTTGTTtcttccccccctctcccccaaAAGAAACGATCTTCCTTATCGATTGAAACCACGATTCAGGTACCCGAGTTAATCAATTCATCGCAATTAGTGCGCTTGAGGAGGCTCGATAGTTTTTGATGATCCTTTGTTGCGTATAATTGAAAAGCTTTCTGGAAAGTGGTCtgtggaattatatttttgatccaTTATTCATGGCGTTGCGTATTCTAATAAGAAGAATTATGAAGAAAAGTTATAGGTCTTTGTTCCAGGAAGCTgttcaatttcttattttcaattagaagcgtataatattttgtcgcgctgtaaaaattataatgaaataacacACGTCATCGAATATTGAGTAAAGATAACATCAAATGGAAGAACTTTTATCTCGAATAGCACGATTTTAAATGCTGGTCAAATGCATAATCAGCAtccaacatattttaaaaaatcttactttctatggaaaaaaattttctttttttttttttttgtatttcccCTCTGTTAATCATAAATGCGTTACAAAAGAACCATCACTGCGATGAAAGACACGTTGGAAGGCacgtataattatacaaagtgtgtgataattataatcttaagGAATAGATAGAATCTTTATGAAagcagaaagaaaaatactgagtattagaaaaataacatttgtcCAGAGTATCTCTTTACactaactttaaaataaaaatatatatataatatatatatatatatctatatctatgaataataaaatagtaataaaatatattagaaaaatttgtatatcgaTCAATGAGACATTTCttcacatttaaaaattactcccCCTTAACatgtttaattaaactaataattaaaaaaaaaaaaataaagaaaatcctcaaaaatatacattaataatacaattaataattttccatgcgccaaaaattttcaaattatctacGAATCATCAGACGATGGAAAAGATTCTCCGACCTCCACTATCCACTATCACCACCGTATCATCCATCCATTTCGATGATCACGATCTGTTCGCGAGCGCAATAACCAAACCCGCCAAATAAACGATCACGGAACAAGGCGAGTGCACAATGGCGGAATTCCTTCGATAACCGGAATAAACGTTGTTGTGGTACATGCGATTCTGATTTGGATAATTCGGATAAGGATAATTCTGGTGGCCGGGCAACTGTTGCGGATATCCCGGATAACCGGGCTGTTGTCCAGGGTAAACGGGATAATTGGAGTGGCCGGGTTGGCCGGGATACGAGGGATAATTCGACTGTCCAGGCATCGGCATTTTGTTGTGCGTTGGATACGGCGGGTATCCTAAATCCTGTTGGCGATTCCCTTGATTGGGGGAAGGATAAGGCGGATATCCGTTGTTGGAACCGGTGTTACCACCAGGATACGATGGATACCCACTCTTGGAGCCCGTGTCGGAGCTAGGATAAGGTGGATAACCCAAATTGGTGGCGGAATTCACTTGATGGCGATACCCTCCCGCTGGTTCAGCAGGGGCAGGTGGCGCATTAGCATTGGCGTAAGGGTTCGAATTGCTAGCGCTGTTGCTGGCCGTTGTCTTATCGAGGTGCTTCTCGTCGGTGTTCACCCGCTGCCCGTTTACGTAAGAAACGCCCGCCGACTCGAATCCTGAAAAGATCGTCCTCTTCTACGTCGTATTTTATCTGTGGCAGTGTTTCCCAACTGGAGGACACTGGGTGTACACCTCGCggggaaaggaggaaagaaatgCACGGAGGAAATCATGTTGCCATTCGTCGCCTGATGGGCGGCATAGTTGAGAATGCGAAAGCAGTGTTTctcgattcttcttttataattttatcacattttgcactttcattaaataaaagatgcgttttaaattaatttctatatatatatatgttgtatgTTATCGTTAATAAGATCGTTGTaagttatattctttatagaaataagcatattttttttccgcgAAATTTAGAATgtgaaaattcgattaaacttCATCCaagttagattaaaatttgaaccGCTCTATAACTTCGAAGATAGAGATTCTCAGTCGACgaatgagagagaaaaaacgcTCTTTCATTTATCCTGGTACTTCTGCTTTTCGAAATATCatcgaataaaaagataattatttaaatatttaattagatttaaatccTATTAAAGTTAGGGAAAATTTGAATCGCTATAACTgcaaaaatagtaatttttgatcgataaataaatgatagaaatttgaaatctcgttctttaaaattctacaaaatttgtaataattaattttcaaaatcgtaccatttgaaataataatagagattGAACTCAGAGACTTTTtgtctcttttttcttatttaattgagCATAATAGTAATCCAATAACTAATTTGATCGATTCACTGAAGAGAGTATTTCTCTTCGAGGCGTTGAGATGGAACATGATTCAAAAAAAGTTGGGAAACACTGATCTATAAAGATGTAATCCCTCGAGTACGTCGaggaattttaaacgaaaaaagggatttagaaaaaaaagatataaacgaacatgattaatgaaaaacatgAGAAcagttttatttaacaaaaaaaaaaaaaaacactctCAAATTATAACTAACTATACACATTCCACTACAAAATCCTTTCACTAAAAAttgggaattttttttcccccttttacAATAACTGGTTTTAATGAAGTTAGTCGAACAAAGGTGCTACGAGGATTCTAAAAACTGTGCTACGTTATTTTCATCCTGTGTTAGATATgcgaaaataattggaaagcGTTAAAAGTGAACATCTATGCTGCATGCTTTGTATCCTACGATGAaaatatcgtggaaaaaatagcgaaatattttttatttaatcgatatctTTAACATTGTTCATTGATAATTGTGGTAAacgtaattgtaaaattaatttaagatattactTCGTGATatacgattttataaaatgagagaaaattttaacgtAACAATATGAAGCGCACATTTCTagtaaatttcatttgtaacTAGATTTCTTATCGACAgggctaaaattttatactcgaGTAGTTTATATCTAAGTTAGAGagcaatttctttcgaaatcttATAACCTCGTGTGAATATATACACCCATCCATATATTTGTGTAGAAAGAGACGATAATGGAAAGATCGTGTTGGAAAAagttgagaaaaagaaaaaaattcaagatacaGCTTCTTGGGATTTGCGATCTCACGTTACACATCATTTtacattcattaatatatttcgaaattacgagattttatttatttttttttttacttggaaATCTTATTTGCAGTtgcaaaaagaatttattacacGATCATCattcatcaaaaatatatatatatataaatttaaaatacgatgatataaaatatcctaagaaaaattttataattaaataaaatgaaaagataaatctGTTGCAAAAGATTTGTGATCACATCAgttcaatgataaatatgaaaaacatattttattaaaattctaattttaatacatacctATCTaagtgtgaaatatttttagcaaattgttaaaaaaaacccgtttttattaatcagaTCAGATTTGTACGAtcagataaatgaaaaaataaatcgcgaTTCATATGAAACGTGTTCAAGTCCAAGTACACTGGAAGTTTTAATGAAGCGCACACGTGTCGACGTGTCATTGTAATTTCCACTCGAAACGATTTCATAGATTGCATCAATAAAGAACGTGTTATTTCCGCGTAAATCACGTCTAGTGCTCGCATGAAATCAAAGtgagaaattgaaatgaaactgCCAAACAtagattattcgaaaataaataaataacgataaattaaaaatcgtaataaaatgatatgtataattccattgcaaaaataattttatagaaacataaaatcatataatataggaCAAGAAAGCATAAAGCTAAGCATAAAGTTTTGTTCTTGGCACGATTGAGAAAGTATTACAATAGTTCAGAATTCCATTAACAAATGTTAAAGTTgagttttttctaattttcaaataaatttaaaatttttaatataatcattcgagaatcaaattgattaaattgttaaaaatttttaataacttcaacatgaaaaaaaatggttaTTCTTAATTGGGTTAACTAATTTTGTGgcttatataatattccatgaatatattaagaaaaaaaacttaatagtttacattttttaatttttataaattataaaatccgTTTATTTCTCATCTActcaactttaaaatattaaaaatattttaatattccttttaattagatcatgcaaaaaaaaaacataaagatacatattttctaaattatttaataaaattttagacaaaatgttatattaataattcgaataatatatgagAATTTAGAACAACATTGTATTCCTCTCTCAATTGTATTCATTTTCGTACATTCTGCTTCATGCACTTAGATTTTCATACTAATCAACCAGCGTTCAAGCATAATCAATACGAATAAAAGACAGAGGAATTTAAACACTCACCATTTACTGCAGATTTCTTCACACATGTCGGGACACCATTCTCGGTTTTGCAGTATTCGTTTTCACCACACAGAGTGCTGGCACAATTAGCTTCTGCAAATAAAAAGATACTTGTCTTTTCAATCCTGgtgtacaaaattttcaacgtaTCACGTTAGTTAgtgaatttaaaagttaaacaaatttataattttttcccaatttttccttttttaaattcgaactGGGTATCAagttccaaataaaaaaaaaagagtacaGCGCCTCGAAAATAACTATCGTAAATTCTCTGATAATTATCCACATTATTTCACGATAATTACTTCATATGTAAACGCGATAAGTAATTCATTCTGCGTTCGTTAAAGTATGCTATTTATTACTGTTATCAATCATAAAGGGAGCAAATTTGTATGCAATTTGTATGTCGGCAATTTACGCacaatagattaaaatttaatgaacacGTGATCGATGGAAGAACAAtgaagttattaatttatggatCGAAAACATTTACGCGCCTTTGTTTCCTTCTCCTCGAGCTACATTGCGCACATATTTGAGAatcaatatttgcaaaaaggGTGAACATTCTTACCGCCTGGACGAGATTTCATACAAGTCGGATAACGACCGCAGTTATCTCGTTGATAGATCGAACAAGGATCCTCGGCCATCACGCAGACCTCGTCCCTCATGCAACCGATGTCCTTGCACGTCCTCCCATACTCTGTGGACCAGAAAGTAACACTTTAGCtacggttttttttttcgtttagtGGGGAAAGTTCGAGTAATAGGGCATGATCTCGCGATTGGATATGGTTCATTAAAAGTTCTCCCTGAGAAAGGGATGCctcataaatgaaatttatatgtcGGAGCTACTGATGCTCCTCGATCAAATGGGTCGTTTTCGATGCTTCAATTTCTCGTGCGAACGATCCACGTAAACGATGCTCACTCCACTGGAAACTGTTAGCatcgttaaatattaacattatcgTGGTTTTATGTCGAGATATATGCTAGCACAATATGTTcaacttttctaatttatattttttggattACGTAAAACTTTGGCGAAGAAATGTAGAATTTTAaagtgtataatattttctcgcgttacattataattttgtaacacTGAAGTATACCTGATGAAGGAGAAGAGATTgatagaaattgaagaaatataattattcattgaatatCTGATATAAGTGGgttgtaaaaatttgttttaaggttattttaattaacatttatatgatcaattacaaaattatttgtaaaagaataaatgtatttatgttTGAGTAATTTTAACGCAATATTCCTCATATATCAAGTTTCTCTAAAACTTCAAACGCAAACTGAACAACCGAGTAACTAAACCTACTTGTTTAATAACTAAAGTGTAAGCAAATACCTATACTTAGTTCTCCTAATTCACCTGATATATTTGAACGggattaatgtatatattacattttcaatttattacatatataaaataatttagaaatatctcattttattaatattatcatcttaaatattatgcatTTAATCCTTACTTTAATATCCAaacttgatttaaaaattatttactaaaagaaaagaatatagaaattaaccAAAACACTaacataaatatgttttttatatcataagagGATATCAActgattttattgataaataaattaatacatttatgtgtaatttttttatatttaaatccatgTCCTTTTTGCCTCACAATTTGCTTAcacaattgaaagaaataaagcataaaagatcaaaatgaaaacaaatctgtaatttcatataactccatcgaatattattcacaaaaaaagGTACATATCTTTCCTTATTTTATTCCACATTAACAATAATGTCTaacatttccatattttagaaaatacgtgcattaacctaacctaatat
Coding sequences within:
- the LOC108003112 gene encoding FHA domain-containing protein FhaA isoform X4, with product MEKICLRSSLTKIMANVRSVSIEHLNVQCCTDYALEWTFSCVISEIFVKMFSTSTLSVLLGTILLISSIPDAVSFSKYGRTCKDIGCMRDEVCVMAEDPCSIYQRDNCGRYPTCMKSRPGEANCASTLCGENEYCKTENGVPTCVKKSAVNDDELFAEFDGNSNSLLRKRETGSEVDSTPDDTQSVKTTDSRYPSGSGYPSSETRPKPDTSVKSSGYPSSSGYPSNFAYPSSGSSGYPSSSGYPSESGYPSRSSSGYPSGSGYPSRGSYPSGSYPSSGSRGYPSTSVDEGSVKRVDANSVNAAYPSQAGRSSSGYPSQGSSQSSGYPSQSGGYPSQSSGYPGQGGGYPSQSSGYPVLSGSNYPSQYGGYPSQSNPYGNYYPGYNQGYQQGYPGGYQQGYPGGYQQGYQGGYSPPSTTRKPKFTDQLGNIAKDLAGKYLTQAILDKVRY
- the LOC108003112 gene encoding RNA-binding protein FUS isoform X1, with amino-acid sequence MEKICLRSSLTKIMANVRSVSIEHLNVQCCTDYALEWTFSCVISEIFVKMFSTSTLSVLLGTILLISSIPDAVSFSKYGRTCKDIGCMRDEVCVMAEDPCSIYQRDNCGRYPTCMKSRPGEANCASTLCGENEYCKTENGVPTCVKKSAVNDDELFAEFDGNSNSLLRKRETGSEVDSTPDDTQSVKTTDSRYPSGSGYPSSETRPKPDTSVKSSGYPSSSGYPSNFAYPSSGSSGYPSRSSGYPSESGSSGYPSRSSGYPSEAGYPSRSSSSYPSESGYPSRSSSGYPSESGYPSRSSSGYPSGSGYPSRGSYPSGSYPSSGSRGYPSTSVDEGSVKRVDANSVNAAYPSQAGRSSSGYPSQGSSQSSGYPSQSGGYPSQSSGYPGQGGGYPSQSSGYPVLSGSNYPSQYGGYPSQSNPYGNYYPGYNQGYQQGYPGGYQQGYPGGYQQGYQGGYSPPSTTRKPKFTDQLGNIAKDLAGKYLTQAILDKVRY
- the LOC108003112 gene encoding prisilkin-39 isoform X2; the encoded protein is MEKICLRSSLTKIMANVRSVSIEHLNVQCCTDYALEWTFSCVISEIFVKMFSTSTLSVLLGTILLISSIPDAVSFSKYGRTCKDIGCMRDEVCVMAEDPCSIYQRDNCGRYPTCMKSRPGEANCASTLCGENEYCKTENGVPTCVKKSAVNEFDGNSNSLLRKRETGSEVDSTPDDTQSVKTTDSRYPSGSGYPSSETRPKPDTSVKSSGYPSSSGYPSNFAYPSSGSSGYPSRSSGYPSESGSSGYPSRSSGYPSEAGYPSRSSSSYPSESGYPSRSSSGYPSESGYPSRSSSGYPSGSGYPSRGSYPSGSYPSSGSRGYPSTSVDEGSVKRVDANSVNAAYPSQAGRSSSGYPSQGSSQSSGYPSQSGGYPSQSSGYPGQGGGYPSQSSGYPVLSGSNYPSQYGGYPSQSNPYGNYYPGYNQGYQQGYPGGYQQGYPGGYQQGYQGGYSPPSTTRKPKFTDQLGNIAKDLAGKYLTQAILDKVRY
- the LOC108003112 gene encoding prisilkin-39 isoform X3, with translation MANVRSVSIEHLNVQCCTDYALEWTFSCVISEIFVKMFSTSTLSVLLGTILLISSIPDAVSFSKYGRTCKDIGCMRDEVCVMAEDPCSIYQRDNCGRYPTCMKSRPGEANCASTLCGENEYCKTENGVPTCVKKSAVNDDELFAEFDGNSNSLLRKRETGSEVDSTPDDTQSVKTTDSRYPSGSGYPSSETRPKPDTSVKSSGYPSSSGYPSNFAYPSSGSSGYPSRSSGYPSESGSSGYPSRSSGYPSEAGYPSRSSSSYPSESGYPSRSSSGYPSESGYPSRSSSGYPSGSGYPSRGSYPSGSYPSSGSRGYPSTSVDEGSVKRVDANSVNAAYPSQAGRSSSGYPSQGSSQSSGYPSQSGGYPSQSSGYPGQGGGYPSQSSGYPVLSGSNYPSQYGGYPSQSNPYGNYYPGYNQGYQQGYPGGYQQGYPGGYQQGYQGGYSPPSTTRKPKFTDQLGNIAKDLAGKYLTQAILDKVRY